The window AGAGTCCATAGCCCCACCTTCTATCTAGTGACCCCCTTTCTCCCGTGGCTACAGCTCTTGCCTGGTTCTGCTAACAGGCCCTTTCTAGCCCCTTTAGGCTCCTGGGCACTGACAGCGTTTCACTGTTGTCTGTGTGTAGCATCATCCCTTATTGGTTCATTTAACTGCCCTCACCACTGAAAACTGTCCCTTCAATTGCCCCTTTAAGAGTGTTTCCATGCTCAGACACCCAACGAGCTGACACAactgaggggagggaggggaccaCTTCCACCTCACCCGTCAGGCAGTGGGGTCCATCCAGGTGGTCACCTCTCAACCACTAATGGGGAATTACTCACTTTTTCAACTACATAGGCCTGGGGCACCAAGAGGTTGACCCGACAGATGGTGCCTACCTTGAATCTTTCTTAGATCCTGGGTGAAATCCTGTCTCTTGCCAATCTCTTGGATGTGCAGGGGCTCCCATGATTCATTTCTGGTCCTGGGACCAGACTGGGGCCACTTGCTGCTCAGGGATCCCTCTGCCACCCCTGAAGAGGACATCTCTCCCCACAGATGCTTCTGTTCATCTGGAGTTGAGACCTAGAGGCAATTAGGAATGGCTGGGTTTGTGCACAACTCACTTTAAGAACTGGAATGGAAATCTCAAGCGAGTTAGACAGAACttctaggaaaaaagaaagaaaaacacccacCCCAATTTCCAAGGCTAAAGGTTAGTTTAAGCTAGTCtaagaaaaataaggagaaacACGATCTAACTCAGTAGGAATTTCCATTCAGCTCTCCTTATTGTACGGACACACCCTTGTCCCTGCCTAGAATTCTATGCTCCCGGTTTCCCAGAATTAAAAAAGAGCTGCCCCTTCCCACCTGTTGTCCTGGTTCATCCAGTTCTCGCTCCAGGTCTTCCAGGAGACTGACGGCCTCCTCAGCGCTCTGAGGGCAGTGCTCCTGCACCCAGGCCAGGAGCTCCTTGGGCAGGATGGTCAGGAACTGCTCCAGCACCAGCAGCTCCAGGATCTGCTCCTTGGTGTGCAGCTCGGGCCGCAGCCACTCACAGCAGAGCACGCGGAGTTGGCTGAGTGCCTCCCGGGGTCCAGGGGTGTCATGGTACCCGAACTGCCTAAAGCGCTGGCGGAACACCTCCAGGCCAGGAGGgtgcttctccttctcctcctcgaGCTTCACAATCAAGGGCCCCACCTGCTCCTGGGGAGGCCGAGGGCCCAGAGCTGTGGCCATGCCCAGGACCTTGGTCATCGCACAGGCTCAGGAAACAGCCTCACGGAAGATGGGGCTCTGTGGGTCACGAATATTGGTTCCTTGGgatttctggctctttaaggtcacaCGTTAAACCTAAGAAAATATGGTTTCCATAAAATTACCAAAGAGAAAAGTTATGTTTTTCGGGTCTTTACGGCCACATCATTGGCATGAAAAGTTGTGGAAATTACAGCCAGCAAAAAAATCACTATATAAAAATTACTGCTGTTCAAAATCTTTCTCGAGTCAGCTCAGAATATCTTTGATTTTACTGTGTTCCACTCTCCTAGAAAGTACAGTGtggcataattttaaatttaccttGCTCTGAAAACTGTTTTGGAATCTCACAACAGTAGCCACTCTTGTTCTTGAGATTTCAACATGCTGTCATCTCCTGGCCAAATGTAGTCTGTCTGAACCTGAGAATTTTAGcttgaatattaaaaatttatagtCAAATGACTGGACTTATCAGCATGACAATGTGTCAAGCTAGAAGGTTAAGAGTTAACTAATATATGTAACTGTGTATAACTGAGTATAATTAACATAATTTTGAGTTTCACTTGGCCCATTTTAAGTGGGGGCAAACTCGAGTTTTTAAATGCTCTTTCCCTTTAGCTTTCACAGAAAGGCAAGTGGAATGACAAGAGATTAGACCCAAAGTGGCAAATATTCTTACTGAGGTATTTATTGTGACAAGATATGTATCGTTGAGAAGTGAGGGAAAAACTAAGTCATAACGGGatacaaacaaaaaattctttTGAAAGTATGTTTTAACTATTCTGAATCAGTCACTGGATACATTAGAATACACACTATATCTGCTGTAAATAtaattacttctattttttttatattgccaAGAAAGTGAAGTCCAACCGTTCATCAACATTTACGGACACCTGCTAAGGGCTTGGTGCCAGGGCTGCAGGGGAGACGACGACGGGCCCCGCACTCTTGGAGCTTTCAAGTcagtggggagggtggggagtggaATAAATGTGTCAACAGACAAAAGGATCAGTCCATCATTATTGGCACCCATTTCATATATCCTGAAAGAAAATACGCAAATCAGTGACTCTCGGGCGCTTGTGACTGGGTTTCCcaagcatgtttttaaattttaagcagCATCTTTCATGTCATATAGGTATTCCCATCCTGGATTTGGATAATCTAGAGCAGGAAAACCCCGGAAGTCTCAACAAAgagccaaataaataaaaatctatatGGATATTTGTTACATGAAATTATACTCATA of the Choloepus didactylus isolate mChoDid1 chromosome 21, mChoDid1.pri, whole genome shotgun sequence genome contains:
- the ZKSCAN1 gene encoding zinc finger protein with KRAB and SCAN domains 1 isoform X3, with translation MTKVLGMATALGPRPPQEQVGPLIVKLEEEKEKHPPGLEVFRQRFRQFGYHDTPGPREALSQLRVLCCEWLRPELHTKEQILELLVLEQFLTILPKELLAWVQEHCPQSAEEAVSLLEDLERELDEPGQQVSTPDEQKHLWGEMSSSGVAEGSLSSKWPQSGPRTRNESWEPLHIQEIGKRQDFTQDLRKIQDDYTVLLEEAKPEASFGTFKEAESSSISSSWNAEQGNHSRVHSRASHLEDTADGHPSGTLVFLY